In a single window of the Lagenorhynchus albirostris chromosome 19, mLagAlb1.1, whole genome shotgun sequence genome:
- the LOC132510154 gene encoding LOW QUALITY PROTEIN: peroxisomal membrane protein 11A-like (The sequence of the model RefSeq protein was modified relative to this genomic sequence to represent the inferred CDS: substituted 1 base at 1 genomic stop codon) — MDAFISFTNQTQGQDQLFRATKYTCMLLRYLLEPKADKEEAVMKLKKLESSVSSGRKWFRLGNVVHAVQATQQSIHATDLVPRVCLTLASLNLVIYFICDPIIFVRSAGLASGINKEKWXMWAARHYYYSLLLSLVRDLYEISLQMEQVAHDRAKREKSPSQDRLGYSMANEETEWLQFFLLLLFRSVKKHLPLLLDTVKNFCDILNPLDQLGIYKSNPGIIGLGGLVSSIAGIITVAYPQMKLKTH, encoded by the coding sequence ATGGACGCCTTTATCAGCTTCACCAACCagacccagggccaggaccaacTCTTCAGAGCCACTAAGTACACATGCATGTTGCTTAGATATTTGTTAGAGCCTAAAGCTGACAAAGAGGAGGCTGTTATGAAGCTCAAGAAACTGGAGTCCAGTGTGAGCTCTGGCCGTAAATGGTTCAGACTAGGCAATGTGGTACATGCTGTACAGGCGACTCAGCAGAGCATTCATGCCACTGACCTGGTGCCCCGCGTATGCCTAACATTAGCCAGCCTGAACCTTGTGATTTATTTCATCTGTGACCCCATCATCTTCGTGAGGAGTGCAGGGCTTGCCTCTGGCATTAACAAAGAGAAATGGTGAATGTGGGCTGCACGCCATTACTACTATTCTCTTCTGCTGAGCCTGGTCAGGGATCTGTATGAAATCTCCCTGCAGATGGAACAGGTTGCACACGACAGGGCAAAGAGGGAGAAATCACCATCCCAGGATCGTCTTGGGTATAGCATGGCTAATGAGGAAACAGAATGGCTCcagttctttcttcttctcttattCCGATCTGTGAAGAAACATCTTCCCTTGCTCCTGGACACAGTGAAGAACTTCTGTGATATCTTGAACCCTTTGGACCAGCTGGGGATCTATAAGTCCAATCCTGGCATCATAGGCCTTGGAGGTCTCGTGTCCTCTATAGCAGGCATCATCACTGTGGCGTATCCTCAGATGAAACTGAAGACCCACTGA